A single window of Candidatus Omnitrophota bacterium DNA harbors:
- a CDS encoding galactose-1-phosphate uridylyltransferase encodes MPELRKDPLIGRWVIIATERAKRPVDFLTPHADPASKDECPFCEGKESKTPPEIMAVRGNGSAANQPGWSVRVVPNIRPVLRIEGELNRRGKGMYDLMDGIGAHELIIESPQHIANAADLPAAQVHSSLKAAADRMKDLERDPRFRYVLWFKNYGTVSGAGPIQHSRSQLIATPVTPLRVKEELVCARRYFEDKERCLICDIIAQEREMQARVVLETSSVMALCPFASRFPFELWIVPKRHGSDFVRATNEEITEASQVLREVLMRLKSVLDDPPYNALLHTAPFRHGRGKVGHWKTIEEDYHWHIELIPRLTRVAGFEWGSGFYINPTPPEESAKYLREAHV; translated from the coding sequence ATGCCTGAACTCAGAAAAGATCCTCTCATCGGTCGGTGGGTGATCATCGCCACGGAGCGGGCCAAGCGCCCGGTGGATTTTCTGACACCGCACGCCGATCCCGCCTCGAAGGACGAGTGCCCCTTCTGCGAGGGCAAGGAGTCAAAAACGCCGCCCGAGATCATGGCCGTGCGCGGCAACGGCAGCGCGGCGAATCAGCCTGGGTGGAGCGTTCGGGTCGTCCCCAACATCAGGCCGGTGCTGAGGATCGAAGGCGAGCTCAACCGGCGGGGCAAGGGCATGTATGATCTGATGGACGGCATCGGCGCCCATGAGCTCATCATCGAAAGCCCGCAGCATATCGCCAATGCGGCGGATCTTCCCGCGGCCCAAGTGCATAGCTCGCTGAAGGCCGCGGCCGACCGGATGAAGGATCTGGAGCGCGATCCGCGGTTTCGGTACGTGCTCTGGTTTAAGAATTACGGCACGGTCAGCGGAGCCGGGCCCATTCAACACAGCCGATCCCAGCTCATTGCCACCCCGGTCACGCCGCTGCGAGTGAAAGAGGAGCTCGTCTGCGCGCGCCGGTATTTCGAGGATAAGGAGCGCTGCCTGATCTGCGATATCATTGCGCAGGAGCGCGAGATGCAAGCGCGCGTGGTCCTCGAGACCTCCTCCGTGATGGCGCTGTGCCCCTTCGCGTCGCGGTTCCCGTTTGAGCTGTGGATCGTGCCGAAGCGCCACGGCAGCGACTTTGTCAGGGCGACCAACGAGGAAATCACGGAGGCCTCGCAGGTGCTTCGGGAGGTGCTCATGCGGCTGAAAAGCGTGCTGGATGATCCGCCCTATAACGCCCTGCTGCACACCGCGCCCTTCCGGCATGGGCGCGGCAAGGTCGGCCACTGGAAGACCATCGAGGAAGACTATCACTGGCACATCGAGCTGATTCCTCGCCTGACGCGCGTGGCGGGCTTCGAGTGGGGCAGCGGCTTCTACATCAATCCCACGCCGCCTGAAGAGTCGGCCAAATACTTGCGGGAGGCGCATGTCTGA